A genomic stretch from Methylophilus medardicus includes:
- a CDS encoding rhodanese-like domain-containing protein produces MESVENILKLAQARAAQSGLSYAGALTPQEAYTLVSQDREAVLVDVRSRAELELVGRVPMATHIEWAFYPGMVANTAFAEQLQTQVDPSRTVIFMCRTGGRSHNAALLAQQLGYSKAYNMSEGFEGEANALKQRTLINGWKHAGLPWTN; encoded by the coding sequence TTGGAAAGTGTTGAAAATATTCTAAAACTGGCCCAAGCGCGAGCCGCCCAAAGCGGCCTTTCTTATGCTGGCGCCTTGACTCCGCAAGAAGCTTACACGCTGGTTAGTCAAGATCGTGAGGCGGTGTTGGTCGACGTGCGTTCACGCGCAGAACTAGAGTTAGTGGGCCGGGTGCCTATGGCGACACATATCGAGTGGGCTTTTTATCCGGGGATGGTTGCAAACACCGCGTTTGCTGAGCAATTGCAAACGCAAGTCGATCCATCACGCACGGTGATATTCATGTGCCGTACCGGCGGCCGCAGCCACAATGCGGCATTGTTGGCGCAGCAATTGGGCTACAGCAAAGCTTATAACATGAGCGAGGGCTTTGAGGGCGAGGCGAATGCGCTCAAACAAAGAACACTCATCAACGGCTGGAAGCATGCCGGACTACCTTGGACCAATTAG
- the uvrA gene encoding excinuclease ABC subunit UvrA, whose product MEFIKIRGARTHNLKNINLDIPRNQLVVITGLSGSGKSSLAFDTLYAEGQRRYVESLSAYARQFLARMDKPDVDLIEGLSPAISIEQKSTSHNPRSTVGTVTEIHDYLRLLFARAGDPECPEHGIKLEAQTVSQMVDSTLKLPEDTKLMILAPVVANRKGEQLDLFDTLKAQGFVRLRIDGKIYEMDALPQLAKTTKHSVDVVVDRLKVREDMKQRIAESFETALRLADGKAIALEMDSEKEHLFSAKFSCPVCDYSLAELEPRLFSFNNPMGACPKCDGLGQVTFFDPKRVVAFPHLSLASGAIKGWDKRNQFYFQMLASLSQHYNFDLEAPFENLAEDIQQTLLFGSGRDQITFKYLNERGTFFSKSHTFEGIINNLQRRYRESDSTAVRDELAKYINATSCPDCAGTRLRKEARHVKVGDRNIHQICEVPLKQALHFFESLQLSGQKLAIADKIVKEIENRLKFLTNVGLDYLSLSRSAETLSGGEAQRIRLASQIGSGLTGVMYVLDEPSIGLHQRDNDRLLETLKRLRDLGNSVIVVEHDQDAIQLADFIVDIGPGAGEHGGNIVSFGTPAEIEADPNSLTGQYISGKKQITFKLPRTKPDPARWLKLNHATGNNLKDVSIEIPVGLLTCVTGVSGSGKSTLINDTLYRVVATHLYGSTTEAAPHASIDGLEFFDKVVDVDQSPIGRTPRSNPATYTGLFTPIRDLFASVPESRARGYGPGRYSFNVKGGRCEACQGDGVLRVEMHFLPDVYVPCDVCKGQRYNRETLEIQFKGKNIHQVLAMTVEQAHQFFNAQPVIERKLKTLLDVGLGYITLGQSATTLSGGEAQRVKLSLELSKRDTGRTLYILDEPTTGLHFADIQLLLDVIHRLRDSGNTVVIIEHNLDVIKTADWLIDMGPEGGDGGGIVVGVGAPEELAKNTASYTGRYLIPLLEHLAVRA is encoded by the coding sequence ATGGAATTTATCAAAATTCGCGGGGCGCGCACCCATAATCTGAAGAATATCAATCTGGATATCCCACGTAACCAATTGGTGGTGATCACGGGTCTTTCCGGCTCAGGAAAATCTTCGCTAGCCTTTGATACGCTCTATGCAGAGGGGCAACGCCGCTATGTCGAAAGTTTGTCCGCTTATGCCCGCCAGTTTCTGGCGCGCATGGATAAACCTGATGTCGACCTCATCGAGGGCTTATCGCCCGCGATTTCTATTGAGCAAAAATCTACCTCACACAATCCACGTTCTACCGTGGGCACAGTCACTGAGATTCATGATTATCTGCGCTTGCTGTTCGCTCGCGCTGGCGACCCAGAATGCCCGGAGCATGGCATCAAATTAGAGGCGCAAACCGTCAGTCAGATGGTGGATAGCACCCTCAAACTGCCTGAAGACACCAAGCTCATGATCCTGGCACCAGTGGTAGCCAACCGCAAAGGCGAACAACTAGATTTATTTGATACGCTTAAAGCGCAAGGTTTTGTGCGTTTGCGCATTGATGGCAAAATCTATGAAATGGATGCCTTGCCGCAACTGGCCAAAACCACCAAACATAGCGTGGATGTGGTGGTTGACCGTTTAAAAGTGCGCGAAGACATGAAACAGCGCATCGCCGAATCCTTTGAAACAGCGCTCAGGCTAGCCGATGGCAAAGCTATTGCGCTCGAAATGGACAGCGAAAAAGAACACCTGTTTTCAGCCAAGTTTTCTTGCCCTGTGTGCGATTACTCACTCGCTGAACTGGAACCACGCCTGTTCAGCTTTAACAACCCGATGGGCGCTTGCCCTAAATGTGATGGCCTAGGTCAGGTGACGTTTTTTGACCCAAAACGGGTGGTCGCATTTCCGCATTTGTCTCTCGCAAGCGGCGCCATTAAAGGCTGGGATAAGCGTAACCAGTTTTACTTTCAAATGCTAGCCAGCTTGAGTCAGCATTACAATTTTGACTTAGAAGCCCCGTTTGAAAACTTAGCCGAGGACATTCAGCAAACCTTGCTGTTTGGATCTGGTCGCGACCAAATCACCTTTAAATATCTCAATGAGCGCGGCACCTTTTTCAGCAAGTCGCACACCTTTGAAGGCATCATTAATAATCTGCAACGGCGCTATCGCGAAAGTGATTCCACCGCAGTGCGTGACGAGTTGGCGAAATACATCAACGCTACTAGCTGTCCGGATTGCGCAGGCACTCGCCTTCGCAAAGAGGCGCGTCACGTCAAAGTGGGCGACCGTAACATTCACCAAATTTGTGAAGTGCCGCTCAAGCAGGCATTACACTTTTTTGAATCACTGCAACTGAGCGGCCAAAAGCTAGCAATTGCGGATAAGATCGTCAAAGAGATTGAAAATCGTCTCAAATTTTTGACCAATGTTGGCTTAGACTATTTATCGCTTTCACGCTCTGCCGAAACTCTGTCCGGCGGTGAGGCCCAGCGTATCCGACTTGCCTCGCAAATCGGTAGCGGCTTAACCGGCGTGATGTACGTGCTTGACGAGCCTTCTATCGGCTTGCACCAACGGGACAACGATCGTCTGCTTGAAACACTCAAGCGCCTGCGCGACTTAGGCAATAGCGTGATTGTAGTGGAACATGACCAAGATGCCATTCAACTGGCTGACTTTATTGTGGATATTGGCCCCGGGGCGGGTGAGCATGGCGGCAATATTGTCTCGTTCGGGACACCGGCTGAAATCGAAGCAGACCCCAACTCACTCACCGGGCAATATATTAGTGGCAAAAAGCAAATCACCTTCAAACTGCCCCGCACCAAACCAGACCCAGCACGTTGGCTAAAGCTCAATCATGCCACCGGCAATAACCTTAAGGATGTGAGTATTGAAATTCCAGTCGGCTTGCTGACGTGTGTGACTGGGGTCTCGGGCAGTGGAAAATCCACCCTGATCAACGATACGCTTTACCGCGTGGTGGCGACACATTTATATGGCAGCACCACCGAAGCTGCGCCGCACGCAAGCATCGACGGCTTAGAGTTTTTTGACAAAGTGGTTGACGTTGACCAAAGCCCGATTGGCCGCACGCCGCGCTCCAACCCAGCGACCTATACCGGCTTATTTACGCCAATTCGTGATTTATTCGCCAGCGTGCCCGAAAGCCGCGCCCGCGGCTATGGCCCGGGACGCTACTCGTTCAACGTCAAAGGTGGTCGGTGCGAAGCCTGCCAAGGCGACGGCGTGTTGCGGGTAGAAATGCATTTTCTGCCGGATGTGTATGTGCCTTGCGATGTGTGTAAAGGTCAGCGCTATAACCGCGAAACACTTGAAATTCAATTCAAGGGAAAAAACATTCACCAAGTGCTCGCCATGACGGTGGAGCAAGCGCACCAGTTTTTTAATGCGCAACCGGTGATCGAACGCAAACTCAAAACATTGCTCGATGTTGGTCTCGGTTATATCACGCTTGGGCAATCGGCCACTACGCTTTCAGGCGGCGAGGCGCAACGCGTGAAACTATCGCTTGAGCTGAGCAAACGAGACACCGGCCGCACACTGTATATTCTCGACGAGCCGACCACCGGCTTGCATTTCGCCGACATTCAATTACTACTTGATGTGATTCATCGGTTGCGGGATTCAGGCAATACGGTAGTGATCATCGAACACAATTTGGACGTGATCAAAACGGCTGACTGGCTGATTGATATGGGTCCGGAAGGTGGCGATGGTGGGGGTATCGTAGTGGGGGTAGGCGCGCCTGAAGAACTGGCAAAAAATACGGCCAGCTATACTGGCCGTTACCTCATACCCTTACTAGAACATCTCGCTGTCAGGGCTTAA
- the glnA gene encoding type I glutamate--ammonia ligase, with translation MSVANVMKLVAENDIKFVDFRFTDTRGKEQHVTVPVSHFDEDKFTEGHAFDGSSIAGWKGIQASDMQLMPDASSAFIDPFFDEPTLVLTCDVVDPTDGKGYDRDPRSLAKRAEAYLKSSGLGDTAYFGPEPEFFIFDSVQWDATMGGSFVKINSEEAAWSSGEKFEGGNTGHRPGVKGGYFPVPPVDSLHDIRSAMVMTLEELGVPVEVHHHEVATAGQCEIGTKFATLVQRADWTQILKYVVTNTAHAYGKTATFMPKPMFGDNGSGMHVHQSVWKDGKNLFAGNGYAGLSDFALYYIGGIIKHARALNAITNPGTNSYKRLVPHYEAPVKLAYSAKNRSAAIRIPFVHSDKARRVEARFPDPIANPYLAFSALLMAGLDGVQNKIHPGEPATKDLYHLPPEEDALIPTVCSSLEQALEYLDKDREFLTRGGVFSDDWIDAYIALKMEEVTKLRQTPHPVEFGLYYSC, from the coding sequence ATGTCTGTTGCAAATGTAATGAAATTGGTTGCGGAAAACGACATCAAATTTGTTGATTTCCGTTTCACCGACACCAGAGGTAAAGAACAACACGTAACCGTGCCTGTTTCTCACTTCGACGAAGACAAATTTACTGAAGGCCACGCATTTGACGGTTCTTCCATCGCAGGCTGGAAAGGCATTCAAGCCTCCGACATGCAATTGATGCCTGATGCAAGCAGCGCTTTCATCGATCCATTCTTTGACGAACCAACCTTGGTATTGACCTGTGACGTGGTAGACCCTACCGACGGTAAAGGTTATGACCGTGACCCACGTAGCTTGGCTAAACGTGCAGAAGCCTATCTGAAATCCAGCGGCTTGGGCGACACTGCCTACTTTGGTCCTGAGCCAGAGTTCTTCATTTTTGATAGCGTTCAGTGGGATGCCACCATGGGTGGTAGCTTTGTGAAAATCAATTCCGAAGAGGCCGCATGGTCTTCTGGTGAAAAATTCGAAGGCGGTAACACAGGCCACCGTCCTGGCGTTAAAGGCGGCTACTTCCCAGTGCCTCCTGTCGATTCATTGCATGACATCCGTTCTGCAATGGTCATGACTTTAGAAGAGCTGGGCGTGCCTGTTGAAGTGCACCACCACGAAGTGGCAACTGCAGGTCAATGTGAAATCGGTACTAAATTTGCAACCCTAGTACAACGTGCTGACTGGACGCAAATCCTGAAATACGTCGTCACCAATACCGCACATGCTTACGGCAAAACAGCCACATTCATGCCAAAACCAATGTTTGGCGATAACGGCTCTGGTATGCACGTTCACCAATCTGTTTGGAAAGATGGCAAAAACCTGTTTGCAGGTAATGGTTATGCTGGCCTGAGCGACTTTGCGCTGTATTACATCGGCGGCATCATCAAGCATGCACGCGCACTGAATGCGATTACTAACCCAGGCACTAACTCATACAAACGTTTGGTACCGCATTACGAAGCACCGGTAAAACTGGCTTACTCCGCTAAAAACCGTTCTGCTGCGATTCGTATTCCATTCGTGCATTCAGACAAAGCACGTCGTGTTGAAGCTCGCTTCCCAGACCCGATTGCTAACCCATACTTGGCGTTTTCAGCCTTGTTGATGGCCGGTCTTGATGGCGTTCAAAACAAAATCCATCCTGGTGAGCCAGCAACAAAAGACTTGTACCATCTGCCACCAGAGGAAGATGCATTAATCCCAACCGTTTGTTCATCATTAGAGCAAGCATTGGAGTACTTGGACAAAGACCGCGAATTCTTGACACGTGGCGGCGTTTTCTCTGATGACTGGATTGATGCATACATTGCATTGAAAATGGAAGAAGTGACTAAACTGCGTCAAACACCACACCCAGTGGAATTTGGCTTGTACTACTCCTGCTAA
- the ssb gene encoding single-stranded DNA-binding protein, whose amino-acid sequence MASVNKVILMGNLGRDPEVRYMPNGEAVANFSIATTENWKDKSGVRQEKTEWHNIVMYRRLAEIAGEYLKKGRPVYIEGRLQTRKWEKDGVTRYSTEIVADQMQMLGTGREGGSTAFEGGDMDQGGGGMDEYNQAPPRQPAAMGANNAAAGNRNAFQPAASKPAGNFDDFDDDIPF is encoded by the coding sequence ATGGCATCAGTCAACAAAGTGATTTTGATGGGCAATCTTGGGCGTGACCCTGAAGTGCGCTACATGCCAAACGGTGAGGCAGTGGCCAACTTCAGTATCGCCACCACCGAAAACTGGAAAGATAAATCCGGTGTGCGTCAGGAAAAAACAGAATGGCATAATATTGTCATGTACCGTCGTCTGGCCGAAATTGCAGGCGAATACCTGAAAAAGGGTCGCCCGGTCTACATCGAAGGCCGTTTACAAACGCGTAAATGGGAAAAAGATGGCGTGACGCGTTACAGCACCGAGATCGTGGCTGACCAAATGCAAATGTTAGGCACTGGCCGTGAAGGTGGCAGCACTGCATTTGAAGGCGGCGATATGGATCAAGGTGGTGGCGGTATGGATGAGTACAACCAAGCCCCGCCTCGCCAACCAGCTGCCATGGGCGCTAACAATGCAGCAGCGGGTAACCGTAATGCTTTTCAGCCTGCTGCGAGCAAGCCAGCAGGTAATTTCGATGATTTCGATGATGATATTCCGTTTTGA
- a CDS encoding MFS transporter: MQFSEKMTQIETRATAALASIYGLRMLGMFLILPIFAIYAETLQGGNNHALIGLALGAYGFMQVIFQLPFGMASDRFGRKKLIYLGLIMFAVGGVFAATAQDIYMVIVGRSIQGAGAISAVVTALVADSTREEHRTQAMAMIGATIGVTFAVSLVAGPILNQWIGVSGIFWLTAVLSVLAIAVVKFAVPEPLHAHFHSDAQAAPAKIGEVLRDKQLLRLNFGTFCLHGAQMAMFMVVPFAIKHSTGMNENSHWKIYLPVLVLSFILMVPAIIYAEKKAKLKPVFVMAVALMLLTQIAFMFSLNSLWGIVATLFSYFVAFNILEASLPSLISKMAPAAAKGTAMGVHNTAQSFGMFLGAALGGWLSHRYGSPTVFVFCAILMLIWFGLALGMQAPPSVKTKMFHIQGYNDAQAAQLAQDIRAMEGVYEVVAIPSETMLMVKLENQRSKAFQAALSQAIMNRIGE; this comes from the coding sequence ATGCAGTTCTCCGAAAAAATGACCCAAATAGAAACGCGCGCCACCGCGGCCCTGGCTTCTATTTATGGGCTGCGTATGTTGGGCATGTTTTTAATCCTGCCTATTTTTGCGATTTATGCTGAAACCTTGCAGGGTGGGAACAATCACGCCTTGATTGGGCTCGCCTTGGGCGCCTACGGTTTCATGCAAGTTATTTTTCAGTTGCCGTTTGGCATGGCATCCGATCGCTTTGGCCGCAAAAAACTGATTTACCTGGGCTTGATCATGTTTGCTGTTGGCGGTGTGTTTGCAGCAACTGCCCAAGATATCTACATGGTGATCGTCGGGCGCTCCATTCAGGGTGCCGGCGCGATTTCTGCCGTCGTCACGGCGCTGGTGGCGGATTCAACGCGTGAGGAGCATCGCACGCAAGCCATGGCGATGATCGGGGCCACCATTGGTGTCACCTTTGCCGTATCGCTCGTTGCTGGGCCGATCTTAAACCAGTGGATAGGCGTGTCGGGCATTTTTTGGCTCACGGCTGTGCTGTCAGTCTTGGCCATTGCCGTGGTCAAATTTGCAGTCCCCGAGCCTTTGCACGCGCACTTTCACTCCGATGCCCAAGCGGCCCCCGCTAAGATTGGAGAAGTATTACGCGACAAGCAGTTGTTACGCCTTAACTTCGGGACGTTTTGTTTGCATGGCGCGCAGATGGCGATGTTTATGGTGGTGCCGTTTGCGATCAAACACAGTACCGGCATGAACGAAAATTCGCATTGGAAAATCTATCTGCCGGTGTTGGTCTTGTCGTTCATTCTGATGGTGCCTGCGATTATTTATGCCGAGAAAAAAGCAAAACTGAAGCCAGTGTTTGTGATGGCTGTCGCGCTCATGCTGCTCACGCAGATTGCCTTTATGTTCAGCTTAAATAGCCTGTGGGGGATTGTCGCCACCTTGTTCTCCTATTTTGTTGCTTTTAATATTTTAGAGGCCTCTTTACCGTCGTTGATCTCTAAAATGGCCCCCGCAGCCGCCAAAGGCACTGCGATGGGTGTGCACAACACTGCCCAATCATTTGGCATGTTTCTTGGCGCTGCGCTCGGTGGTTGGTTGTCGCATCGTTACGGTAGCCCCACCGTATTTGTCTTTTGCGCAATATTGATGCTGATCTGGTTTGGGCTGGCGCTTGGCATGCAAGCGCCACCGAGTGTCAAAACAAAAATGTTCCATATACAAGGGTATAATGATGCGCAAGCAGCGCAGTTGGCGCAAGACATTCGCGCCATGGAAGGTGTGTACGAAGTTGTCGCCATTCCCTCTGAAACCATGCTCATGGTAAAGTTGGAAAATCAGCGCAGCAAAGCATTTCAAGCGGCATTGTCGCAAGCAATCATGAATCGAATAGGGGAGTAG
- a CDS encoding L-threonylcarbamoyladenylate synthase has protein sequence MRINQANAIELLLRGEVVAIPTETVYGLAADANNVLAVAKIFATKQRPANNPLIVHISSTDKVLDWASTFSPLAQRLAAAFWPGPLTLVLPARAEVSAAVRAGEPTVALRVPAHPVTLALLRDSGLGLAAPSANRYTQLSPTTAEHVESGLGADIPVLDGGACQVGIESTIVSVQDDHWQLLRPGMIDVAAITAIAGQPESTLDIAHTPKAPGQHLLHYAPRTPCRLFDSKSALTAYAHNKPQVAALLFGDGPAITPRDIHLPADPAQAAAHLYAALHTLDAMQAELILIESPPATAAWDALRDRLQRAAHDPGKQND, from the coding sequence ATGCGTATCAACCAAGCCAATGCGATCGAATTATTGCTGCGAGGCGAGGTCGTAGCGATCCCGACCGAGACGGTGTACGGGTTAGCGGCCGATGCAAATAACGTGCTTGCCGTTGCTAAAATTTTTGCCACCAAACAGCGCCCAGCGAATAATCCGTTGATTGTGCATATTAGTAGTACTGACAAGGTATTGGATTGGGCAAGTACGTTTTCACCGCTGGCACAACGTTTAGCTGCGGCATTTTGGCCCGGCCCATTGACGTTGGTGCTTCCGGCACGCGCAGAAGTCTCTGCTGCGGTACGCGCAGGTGAACCGACAGTTGCACTGCGCGTGCCGGCGCACCCAGTGACGCTGGCTTTGTTGCGCGACAGTGGCTTAGGTTTAGCCGCGCCGTCTGCCAATCGATATACACAGCTCAGCCCAACCACCGCCGAACATGTAGAGTCTGGCCTCGGCGCGGATATCCCGGTGCTGGACGGCGGCGCTTGCCAGGTGGGCATTGAGTCAACGATTGTGAGTGTGCAGGACGACCACTGGCAGCTGCTACGTCCGGGCATGATAGATGTCGCAGCCATTACGGCGATTGCTGGACAGCCTGAAAGTACGTTGGATATCGCCCATACACCGAAAGCACCCGGGCAGCATCTGTTGCATTATGCGCCACGCACACCATGCAGGCTTTTTGATTCAAAATCGGCCTTAACGGCATATGCGCACAACAAACCGCAGGTCGCGGCTTTATTATTTGGTGATGGTCCGGCAATTACGCCAAGGGATATTCACCTACCGGCCGACCCGGCACAGGCAGCAGCGCATTTATACGCAGCACTACACACATTAGATGCTATGCAAGCCGAGCTCATATTGATTGAATCCCCCCCGGCGACCGCTGCCTGGGATGCCTTACGCGACCGATTACAGCGTGCAGCCCATGATCCGGGCAAGCAAAACGATTGA
- the mtgA gene encoding monofunctional biosynthetic peptidoglycan transglycosylase — MKQTIKLFFGILLLWVLLYQVWVVLHILWWVDHNPESTAFMAAQLEVLQERAPDAKLKQHWVPYAQISQHLKRAVIAAEDSQFVVHQGFDWVGIETAFEKNLKKGRIVAGGSTISQQLAKNLFLSGHRTPWRKAQEAVITFMLEKLLSKRRILELYLNVIEWGEGVFGAEAAARHYFHSSARALTSAQSARLAAMVPNPRFYDAHRSTRYLNRHAATIQARMRLVKIP, encoded by the coding sequence ATGAAACAAACGATTAAATTGTTTTTTGGCATCCTCTTGCTGTGGGTGCTTTTGTACCAAGTGTGGGTGGTGCTGCATATTCTGTGGTGGGTGGATCATAACCCTGAATCAACTGCGTTCATGGCAGCACAGCTCGAGGTGCTTCAAGAACGTGCACCAGACGCTAAATTAAAACAGCATTGGGTGCCCTATGCGCAGATCAGTCAACATTTAAAGCGGGCGGTGATTGCCGCTGAAGACAGTCAATTTGTGGTACATCAGGGATTTGATTGGGTGGGCATAGAAACCGCGTTTGAAAAAAATCTCAAAAAAGGCCGCATTGTCGCAGGCGGTTCGACCATTAGTCAGCAGTTAGCCAAAAACTTGTTTTTATCAGGGCACCGCACGCCTTGGCGCAAAGCGCAAGAAGCCGTGATTACCTTCATGCTCGAAAAGTTGTTGAGCAAGCGTCGCATTCTCGAGCTCTATTTGAATGTCATTGAATGGGGCGAGGGTGTGTTTGGGGCTGAAGCGGCCGCGCGGCATTACTTTCACAGCAGTGCTCGCGCCTTGACCTCTGCGCAGAGCGCGCGTCTGGCGGCCATGGTTCCTAACCCGCGTTTTTATGATGCACATCGCAGCACGCGCTATCTCAACCGGCATGCCGCCACCATACAAGCGCGTATGCGATTAGTGAAAATACCCTAA
- a CDS encoding cupin domain-containing protein, with product MSIQVQHNPAETQLKDLGVAKWPTWKKEVSTFDWTFHEQEQAYILEGECVATPVGGAPVHFGKGDFVVFPAGLKVSWEVKQPLHKHYRLDGNVVTQTWLRLKAAFTK from the coding sequence ATGTCAATTCAAGTTCAGCACAATCCTGCCGAAACACAATTAAAGGATCTCGGTGTTGCCAAATGGCCCACCTGGAAAAAAGAAGTATCCACCTTTGATTGGACGTTTCATGAGCAAGAGCAGGCATATATATTAGAAGGCGAATGCGTAGCAACCCCAGTGGGCGGCGCGCCAGTCCATTTTGGCAAAGGTGACTTTGTGGTGTTCCCCGCTGGGCTAAAGGTCAGCTGGGAGGTGAAGCAACCATTGCACAAACATTATCGTTTAGATGGCAATGTCGTGACGCAAACTTGGTTACGTCTAAAAGCTGCTTTCACGAAATAA
- a CDS encoding DUF4124 domain-containing protein, whose protein sequence is MKRLFYILAFTMVSHNSLADIYKYTDSNGVTTYTNIKPEGNSKAELVISGPKTADPAPPPREKKSTVRAPSPNSFPKVDQQTQTQRDQKRKEVLMAELAQEKQALENAKQLYEEAQNTPEVYRGANGKTFRNVAKYEEKLHLIEAEIQAHERNIELLNKELHL, encoded by the coding sequence ATGAAAAGACTTTTTTACATTCTTGCTTTCACAATGGTCTCGCACAACAGTCTGGCCGATATCTACAAATATACAGACAGTAACGGCGTCACCACCTACACTAATATAAAACCTGAGGGGAATAGCAAAGCAGAATTGGTCATCAGCGGGCCAAAAACGGCAGATCCAGCACCGCCTCCTCGTGAAAAAAAATCGACCGTGAGAGCACCGTCACCCAATAGTTTTCCCAAAGTAGATCAGCAAACACAGACGCAACGAGACCAGAAGCGCAAAGAGGTGCTGATGGCCGAATTAGCGCAAGAAAAACAAGCACTTGAGAATGCAAAACAGCTGTATGAAGAGGCGCAAAATACCCCGGAAGTTTATCGAGGCGCCAACGGAAAAACCTTCAGAAACGTTGCAAAATACGAAGAAAAACTCCATTTGATTGAAGCGGAAATTCAAGCGCATGAGCGCAATATCGAACTACTAAATAAAGAGCTCCATTTGTAA
- the aroE gene encoding shikimate dehydrogenase — MNPEKYAVIGHPIEHSKSPTIHQAFAHQFNKAIIYEKILAPLDGFTATVQRLQAEGFVGANVTVPFKFEAFALCQGLTERAQAAGAVNTLCFLPTGLLGDNTDGCGLVNDLLKHQQAPLAGKKILLLGAGGAAQGVMLPLLEQQPLLLTIANRSLDKAQGMVAKFAAEAARCQTRLEVQVMSAVAQSYDVIINATSAGLTDRPLDIPAAVFQSTGLAYDMMYGRETPFMQQARAAGMLVADGLGMLIEQAAEAFYLWHGLRPDTAPVIQSFRLP; from the coding sequence ATGAACCCAGAAAAATATGCCGTGATTGGCCACCCAATCGAACATAGCAAGTCGCCAACCATTCATCAAGCATTTGCCCACCAATTTAATAAGGCCATCATTTATGAAAAAATATTGGCGCCATTGGATGGGTTTACTGCGACGGTGCAGCGCTTACAAGCCGAGGGCTTTGTCGGCGCTAATGTCACGGTGCCATTTAAATTTGAGGCCTTTGCATTATGTCAGGGGTTGACTGAGCGGGCGCAGGCAGCGGGTGCTGTGAATACCTTGTGTTTTCTACCGACTGGATTACTGGGTGACAACACTGATGGCTGTGGTTTGGTCAACGACCTGCTAAAGCATCAGCAAGCGCCGTTGGCGGGTAAAAAAATATTGTTGCTCGGCGCCGGTGGTGCGGCTCAGGGCGTGATGTTGCCGTTGCTTGAGCAACAGCCTTTGCTACTGACCATTGCGAATCGTAGTTTGGACAAGGCACAGGGCATGGTAGCCAAGTTTGCAGCTGAGGCGGCGCGTTGTCAGACCCGCTTAGAAGTGCAGGTAATGTCGGCCGTCGCACAATCTTATGATGTCATTATCAATGCGACCTCTGCAGGCTTAACTGATCGGCCGTTGGATATACCCGCCGCGGTTTTTCAGTCCACAGGCTTGGCGTATGACATGATGTATGGTCGCGAAACGCCCTTCATGCAGCAAGCACGGGCGGCAGGGATGCTGGTGGCTGATGGGCTGGGCATGCTGATAGAGCAAGCCGCAGAGGCATTTTATCTATGGCATGGCTTGCGTCCAGACACTGCGCCTGTGATCCAATCCTTTCGCTTGCCCTAA
- the rimP gene encoding ribosome maturation factor RimP: protein MQNLHSVVEKTVTQLGYELVDFETSNRGKLLRVFIDKLTPKDNKDSVTIDDCVLVSNQLGNVLTVELDIDYDRLEVSSAGLDRVLSKAADFIRFVGERALIKLRVGIQDDGPKATATSLPRKTFLGQLQGVEDGKVVVECDGWVYRLSLDNIDKARLSPVFD, encoded by the coding sequence ATGCAAAATTTGCATTCGGTAGTTGAAAAGACAGTGACCCAATTGGGATATGAGTTGGTGGATTTTGAAACATCCAACCGTGGCAAGCTGTTGCGGGTATTTATTGACAAGCTAACGCCAAAAGACAACAAAGATAGCGTTACGATTGATGACTGTGTATTGGTCAGTAATCAACTTGGCAATGTATTAACCGTTGAGTTGGATATTGACTATGACCGTTTAGAAGTCTCATCTGCAGGCTTGGATCGAGTATTAAGCAAGGCTGCCGATTTTATCCGTTTTGTTGGCGAGCGCGCACTCATTAAATTGCGTGTTGGCATTCAAGACGATGGCCCAAAGGCCACTGCAACTAGCTTACCAAGAAAGACTTTTTTGGGACAGCTGCAGGGCGTTGAAGACGGTAAAGTAGTAGTAGAGTGCGATGGCTGGGTTTATAGATTGTCGCTGGATAATATTGACAAGGCGCGTTTAAGTCCTGTCTTTGATTAA